A window from Candidatus Eremiobacterota bacterium encodes these proteins:
- a CDS encoding Uma2 family endonuclease, translating into MATAMDIPELPGLPGVPELLGGTVRAFEIVPERWIDDDEILALGARHDLLLFERFADGTILVTPPSGWEGGGRDGELIRVVGNWVRGGNHGFCMGGTGGVRFPDGAVLAPDATYISRERWAQFDRRRTFAEVVPDAAFEILSKSDRLRTTMKKLSAYIRNGVRLVVLIDPKRRKVYVAREGEAEPRDLGDVDSVDCAPVMPGFVLDIAAIRDLA; encoded by the coding sequence ATGGCAACCGCGATGGACATCCCCGAACTGCCCGGCCTTCCCGGCGTTCCCGAGCTGCTCGGCGGGACCGTGCGCGCCTTCGAGATCGTCCCTGAGCGCTGGATCGACGACGACGAGATCCTGGCGCTCGGCGCGCGGCACGACCTGCTGCTGTTCGAGCGCTTCGCCGACGGAACGATTCTCGTGACGCCGCCGAGCGGGTGGGAAGGCGGCGGTCGCGACGGCGAGCTCATCCGCGTGGTCGGGAACTGGGTCCGCGGTGGGAACCACGGCTTCTGTATGGGCGGGACCGGCGGCGTGCGGTTTCCGGACGGCGCGGTGTTGGCACCCGACGCAACCTACATCAGCCGCGAGCGGTGGGCGCAGTTCGACCGCCGGCGCACGTTCGCCGAAGTCGTCCCCGACGCGGCGTTCGAGATACTCTCGAAGTCGGACCGGCTCAGAACGACGATGAAGAAGCTTTCGGCGTACATCCGGAACGGCGTGCGGCTCGTCGTGCTGATCGACCCGAAACGCCGCAAGGTGTACGTTGCGCGCGAAGGCGAGGCCGAACCGCGCGATCTCGGCGACGTCGATTCCGTCGATTGCGCACCGGTGATGCCGGGATTCGTGCTCGACATCGCCGCGATCCGCGATCTCGCGTAG
- a CDS encoding EamA family transporter → MPARARRGDRVRPHRSERGLRTRALVLVALAQLAIGAAAVFARFALVSGGPLAVSAARLALAAVPLVVLAALRGRLRALDGPTERRLALAGVVLALHFATWIASLNYATVAISTLLVCTTPVWTEAYAVLRRRRIDPYAGASIIGALAGVAIVVGAPDRTNAPLGIALALGGAVAIAAYLLVVRATDPRYDTLAVTARTYAYAAVVLIAASALTHDRLPPLGDVRAWGGIVAMALISQLFGHTALNAAVRVLSATFVSTVTLLEPVIAAVLAAWLFSERLGVTTALGAAVILGAIAVALRGEQRADASAGLGIDGGSDRVENSERPLSSRPDVVMDERGNEGSDMVATLELRGLRTDIEHAVEIVPPRWIDDDELVALEERYEPLLFERFADGTLLVTPPTGGIGGRRSGGLAAQVGVWAQAAGGIAFGANAGFKFPDDALLSPDATYITAERWYALDRAERETFPMIVPDACFEMISRSDRVRTTLKKIAAYVRHGVRLVVLIDTYRGHVYMSRDGGEAADYGDADAIDCAPVMPGFVLDVRVLKALD, encoded by the coding sequence GTGCCTGCACGCGCTCGCCGCGGGGATCGGGTTCGACCGCATCGGAGCGAACGCGGCCTGAGAACCCGCGCGCTCGTCCTGGTCGCGCTCGCGCAGCTGGCGATCGGGGCGGCGGCGGTTTTCGCACGCTTCGCGCTCGTCTCCGGCGGCCCGCTCGCCGTCAGCGCGGCGCGCTTGGCGCTCGCGGCGGTGCCGCTGGTCGTCCTCGCCGCGCTGCGCGGGCGTTTGCGCGCGCTCGACGGTCCGACGGAACGCCGGCTCGCGCTGGCCGGCGTGGTCCTAGCGCTGCACTTCGCGACTTGGATCGCCTCGCTGAACTACGCGACGGTCGCGATCTCGACGCTGCTGGTCTGCACGACGCCGGTGTGGACGGAAGCCTACGCCGTGTTGCGGCGGCGCCGGATCGATCCGTACGCGGGGGCGAGCATCATCGGTGCGCTCGCCGGCGTCGCGATCGTGGTCGGCGCGCCCGACCGCACGAACGCGCCGCTCGGGATCGCGCTCGCGCTCGGCGGCGCGGTCGCGATCGCCGCGTACCTGCTCGTCGTGCGCGCCACCGATCCGCGCTACGACACGCTCGCCGTCACCGCGCGCACGTACGCCTACGCGGCGGTCGTGCTGATTGCCGCGAGCGCGCTTACGCACGATCGGTTACCGCCGCTGGGCGACGTGCGCGCGTGGGGCGGGATCGTCGCGATGGCGCTGATCTCGCAGCTCTTCGGCCACACCGCGCTGAACGCCGCGGTGCGCGTCCTCAGCGCGACGTTCGTCTCGACGGTGACGCTGCTGGAGCCCGTGATCGCCGCCGTGCTCGCCGCCTGGCTCTTCAGCGAACGTCTCGGCGTGACGACGGCGCTCGGCGCTGCCGTGATCCTCGGCGCGATCGCCGTCGCCCTGCGCGGCGAGCAGCGCGCGGACGCAAGCGCGGGCTTAGGTATTGACGGCGGTTCCGATCGCGTGGAAAATTCCGAGCGGCCCTTGTCGTCCCGACCGGACGTCGTGATGGACGAGCGTGGAAACGAAGGGAGCGACATGGTCGCAACATTGGAACTGCGGGGTCTGCGAACCGACATCGAGCACGCGGTGGAGATCGTTCCGCCGCGCTGGATCGACGACGACGAGCTCGTCGCGCTCGAAGAGCGCTACGAGCCGCTGCTGTTCGAGCGCTTCGCCGACGGGACGCTGCTCGTGACGCCGCCGACTGGCGGTATCGGCGGGCGCCGAAGTGGTGGGCTCGCCGCGCAAGTTGGAGTTTGGGCTCAAGCGGCTGGCGGCATCGCGTTCGGCGCGAACGCAGGCTTCAAGTTCCCTGACGATGCTCTCCTTTCGCCCGATGCGACGTACATTACCGCGGAACGCTGGTACGCGCTCGACCGGGCCGAGCGCGAGACGTTTCCGATGATCGTTCCGGACGCGTGCTTCGAGATGATCTCGAGGTCCGATCGCGTTCGAACGACGCTCAAGAAGATCGCCGCCTACGTGCGGCACGGCGTGCGGCTCGTCGTGCTCATCGATACGTACCGCGGGCACGTGTACATGTCGCGAGATGGCGGCGAGGCCGCCGATTACGGTGACGCGGACGCCATCGATTGTGCTCCCGTGATGCCCGGCTTCGTTCTCGACGTGCGAGTGCTCAAGGCGCTCGACTAA
- the thiC gene encoding phosphomethylpyrimidine synthase ThiC, with protein MATMLPPSNDVLSRDPFPASSKVYAVGSDPTIRVPFRAITLSDGEVHTVTDTSGPFTDPDAGIDIRSGIAPVRERWLTRRGDTEVLEKPSSVYRLGREAMRELDAIRFPSPRAIRRARAGGNVSQMHYARRGEITPEMEFVAIREGVEPEYVRSEVARGRAVIPANVNHLELEPTIIGRNFLVKINANIGNSAIGSSIEEEVEKMVWAARWGADTVMDLSTGKNIHETREWIIRNSPVPIGTVPIYQALEKVGGKAEELSWEIYRDTLIEQAEQGVDYFTVHAGVLLRYVPLTAKRVTGIVSRGGSIMAKWCLAHHQESFLYTHFDEICEIMKAYDVTFSLGDGLRPGCTADANDEAQFAELETLGELTQIAWKHDVQTMIEGPGHVPMHLIKENMERQLAVCHEAPFYTLGPLVTDVAPGYDHITSGIGAAMIGWLGTAMLCYVTPKEHLGLPDKDDVKTGVITYKLAAHAADLAKGHPGARHRDDVLSKARFEFRWEDQFNLSLDPDTARAFHDETLPAQGAKLAHFCSMCGPHFCSMKITQDVREYAERGMAEKSEEFLRSGADVYLPAPS; from the coding sequence ATGGCGACCATGCTTCCGCCGTCCAACGACGTGCTCTCGCGCGATCCGTTCCCCGCGTCCTCGAAAGTCTACGCGGTCGGCAGCGATCCGACGATCCGCGTCCCGTTCCGCGCGATAACGCTCAGCGACGGAGAGGTTCACACCGTCACCGACACGTCCGGCCCCTTCACCGACCCCGACGCCGGGATCGACATCCGCAGCGGCATCGCGCCGGTTCGCGAACGGTGGCTCACGCGCCGTGGCGACACCGAGGTGCTCGAGAAGCCCTCGTCCGTGTACCGCCTCGGGCGCGAGGCGATGCGCGAGCTCGACGCGATCCGTTTTCCCTCGCCGCGCGCGATCCGCCGCGCGCGCGCGGGCGGCAACGTCAGCCAGATGCACTACGCGCGGCGCGGCGAGATCACGCCGGAGATGGAGTTCGTCGCGATTCGCGAGGGCGTCGAGCCGGAGTACGTGCGCAGCGAGGTCGCGCGCGGCCGCGCCGTGATTCCGGCGAACGTGAACCACCTGGAGCTCGAGCCGACCATCATCGGCCGCAACTTCCTGGTGAAGATCAATGCCAACATCGGCAACTCGGCGATCGGCTCGTCGATCGAGGAAGAGGTCGAGAAGATGGTGTGGGCGGCGCGCTGGGGCGCCGACACGGTGATGGATCTCTCGACCGGGAAGAACATTCACGAGACGCGCGAGTGGATCATCCGCAACAGCCCGGTTCCGATCGGCACCGTGCCGATCTACCAGGCGCTGGAGAAAGTCGGCGGCAAGGCGGAAGAGCTGAGCTGGGAGATCTACCGCGACACGCTGATCGAGCAGGCCGAACAGGGCGTCGACTACTTCACCGTGCACGCCGGCGTGTTGTTGCGCTACGTGCCGCTGACCGCGAAGCGCGTCACCGGAATCGTCTCGCGCGGCGGGTCGATCATGGCGAAGTGGTGCCTCGCGCATCACCAAGAAAGCTTCCTCTACACGCACTTCGACGAGATCTGCGAGATCATGAAGGCGTACGACGTGACCTTCTCGCTCGGCGACGGCTTGCGCCCCGGCTGCACCGCCGACGCCAACGACGAAGCGCAGTTCGCCGAGCTCGAGACGCTCGGCGAGCTCACGCAGATCGCGTGGAAGCACGACGTGCAGACGATGATCGAGGGCCCCGGTCACGTTCCGATGCACCTGATCAAAGAGAACATGGAGCGCCAGCTCGCGGTCTGCCACGAAGCGCCGTTCTACACGCTCGGCCCGCTGGTGACCGACGTCGCGCCCGGCTACGACCACATCACCAGCGGGATCGGCGCCGCGATGATCGGCTGGCTGGGAACGGCGATGCTGTGCTACGTCACGCCGAAAGAGCACCTCGGCCTGCCCGACAAGGACGACGTGAAGACCGGCGTGATCACCTACAAGCTCGCCGCGCACGCCGCCGACCTCGCCAAGGGACATCCCGGCGCGCGCCATCGCGACGACGTGCTCTCGAAGGCGCGCTTCGAGTTCCGCTGGGAAGACCAGTTCAACCTGAGCCTGGATCCCGACACCGCGCGCGCGTTCCACGACGAGACGCTCCCCGCGCAGGGCGCGAAGCTCGCGCACTTCTGCTCGATGTGCGGACCGCATTTCTGCTCGATGAAGATCACGCAGGACGTGCGCGAGTACGCCGAGCGCGGGATGGCCGAGAAATCCGAAGAGTTCCTCAGAAGCGGCGCGGACGTGTACCTGCCGGCGCCGTCCTGA
- a CDS encoding hemerythrin domain-containing protein, translating into MKQQDAIALLKADHKAVKELFAQADETSERAKAHLQRLGEQICAELTVHTQIEEQIFYPAVQERARRGHKEERDEVFEGYEEHAAAKKVIEDIRATDPGDESYKPKLTTLSELIDHHVKEEEHELFPSVKEMFDEDELVELGQRLSELKARLQPQNATRA; encoded by the coding sequence ATGAAGCAGCAGGATGCAATCGCCCTTCTCAAAGCGGACCACAAGGCCGTCAAAGAGCTCTTCGCACAGGCCGATGAGACGTCGGAGCGCGCCAAGGCGCATCTGCAGCGGCTCGGCGAGCAGATCTGCGCCGAGCTGACGGTGCACACGCAGATCGAGGAGCAGATTTTCTATCCCGCCGTACAAGAGCGCGCGCGCCGCGGTCACAAAGAAGAACGGGACGAGGTCTTCGAGGGATACGAAGAGCACGCCGCCGCCAAGAAGGTCATCGAGGACATCCGCGCGACCGACCCCGGCGACGAGTCGTACAAGCCGAAGCTCACCACGCTGAGCGAGCTGATCGATCACCACGTCAAGGAAGAGGAACACGAGCTCTTTCCCAGCGTGAAAGAGATGTTCGACGAGGACGAGCTGGTCGAGCTCGGGCAGCGGTTGAGCGAGCTGAAGGCGCGATTGCAGCCGCAGAACGCGACGAGGGCATAG
- a CDS encoding carbamoyltransferase, with the protein MRVLGVNAVFHDPAAALVVDGRVVAAAEEERFTRRKHGKPCVPFSTWELPEQSARWALRYGGITPHELDAVAYSYDPELAAPDCAELHHNEYETLRTYFVRRAPGFLATLLPGLERAKVRFVPHHVAHAASAYLAGPHRDCAVMVMDGRGEQTSYLAGVARGGELEVLRRVSLPHSLGLRYEELTEHLGFHRSSDEYKVMALASYGTPRWGAVMRAAMHADGDGSFVALPVDFTRFVARRVDGEPFTEAHADVAASVQFALQETVLELAGWLHEQTGMRALVMAGGVALNVVANSHIARNGPFEHVWVQPAAGDAGTALGAALYVAKSMGDEVQPMGSAALGRGWSDAEIEQALEIANVHYTRPRDVAEAVAHVIAADGIVAWFQGRSEYGPRALGHRSLLANPRRAETLHRLNDVKGREQFRPVAPMTLAERAPEMFEGPFPSPYMLFVHTVKPGWAEQLRAVVHVDGTARVQTVERAEEPLVARMLDEVERLTGIPVVVNTSLNTAGRPMVDSPRDALECFGSAPVDALAIGPFLLKRESFARGTSHISAVA; encoded by the coding sequence ATGCGAGTCCTAGGAGTCAACGCTGTGTTTCACGATCCGGCCGCGGCGCTTGTCGTCGACGGCCGTGTCGTTGCGGCTGCTGAAGAAGAACGTTTTACGCGGCGCAAGCACGGCAAGCCGTGCGTTCCGTTCTCGACCTGGGAGCTGCCGGAGCAGTCGGCGCGCTGGGCGCTTCGGTACGGCGGGATCACTCCGCACGAGCTCGACGCGGTCGCGTACTCGTACGATCCGGAGCTGGCCGCCCCGGACTGTGCGGAACTGCATCACAACGAGTACGAGACGCTGCGCACCTACTTCGTGCGCCGCGCGCCGGGCTTTCTGGCGACGCTCTTGCCTGGGCTCGAGCGGGCGAAGGTGCGCTTCGTTCCGCACCACGTCGCGCACGCGGCGTCGGCGTACTTGGCGGGTCCGCATCGCGACTGCGCGGTGATGGTGATGGACGGCCGCGGCGAGCAGACCTCGTACTTGGCCGGCGTCGCGCGCGGCGGCGAGCTCGAGGTGCTGCGGCGCGTCTCGCTTCCCCACTCGCTCGGATTGCGCTACGAAGAGCTCACCGAGCACCTCGGCTTTCACCGCTCGTCCGACGAGTACAAGGTCATGGCGCTGGCGTCGTACGGAACGCCGCGCTGGGGTGCGGTGATGCGCGCCGCGATGCACGCCGACGGCGACGGCAGCTTCGTCGCGCTCCCGGTCGACTTCACGCGCTTCGTCGCGCGGCGGGTGGACGGCGAACCGTTCACCGAAGCGCACGCGGACGTGGCGGCGAGCGTGCAGTTCGCGCTGCAGGAGACGGTCCTCGAGCTGGCCGGCTGGCTGCATGAGCAGACCGGAATGCGCGCGCTCGTGATGGCCGGCGGCGTCGCGCTGAACGTCGTCGCGAACTCGCACATCGCGCGGAACGGACCGTTCGAGCACGTCTGGGTGCAGCCGGCCGCCGGCGACGCGGGGACCGCGCTCGGCGCTGCGCTCTACGTCGCGAAGTCGATGGGTGACGAGGTGCAGCCGATGGGAAGCGCGGCGCTCGGCCGCGGCTGGAGCGACGCGGAGATCGAGCAGGCGCTCGAGATCGCGAACGTGCACTACACGCGTCCGCGCGACGTCGCCGAAGCGGTCGCGCACGTGATCGCCGCCGACGGGATCGTCGCGTGGTTCCAAGGGCGCAGCGAGTACGGCCCGCGCGCGCTGGGGCACCGCTCGCTGCTCGCCAACCCGCGGCGGGCCGAGACGCTGCACCGGCTGAACGACGTCAAAGGCCGCGAGCAGTTCCGGCCGGTCGCGCCGATGACGCTCGCCGAGCGCGCGCCCGAGATGTTCGAGGGCCCGTTCCCCTCGCCGTACATGCTGTTCGTGCACACCGTCAAGCCGGGCTGGGCCGAGCAGCTGCGCGCGGTCGTGCACGTCGACGGCACCGCGCGCGTGCAGACCGTCGAGCGCGCGGAGGAACCTCTGGTCGCGCGAATGCTCGACGAGGTCGAACGGCTGACCGGCATTCCCGTAGTCGTGAACACCTCGCTGAACACGGCCGGGCGGCCGATGGTCGACTCGCCGCGCGACGCGCTCGAGTGCTTCGGTTCGGCGCCGGTCGACGCGCTCGCGATCGGGCCCTTCCTGCTCAAGCGCGAAAGCTTCGCGCGCGGTACCTCGCACATCTCCGCCGTGGCGTAA